One window of the Alkalispirillum mobile genome contains the following:
- a CDS encoding metal ABC transporter solute-binding protein, Zn/Mn family, translated as MNWVRVAVTVVVVLGLAACGGTNASDGERPQVVATFSILGGLAREVAGDDVEIKVLTPVGAEVHEWELIPNNFMALEQADLVLYNGYQLEQWMGQVRATVGEGVPVVPVAEESGFETRPIVTGDFEGDPDPHLWMDPRASAEYARVIARSLSEIRPEKADAFESRAEDLADRLHALHEELTEELAGIPEGKRLLITSEAAFVYFADAYDFVHDGVWGTNAETEGSPRQIMRIVDLVREMEPRAIFWESTISDRHVRSVADDTGVRVAGPLYVDSLGEEGSGAEDYFSLMRHNARLLTEHLSEQ; from the coding sequence ATGAACTGGGTGCGGGTGGCGGTGACGGTGGTCGTGGTGTTGGGCTTAGCGGCCTGCGGGGGGACAAACGCCTCGGATGGCGAGCGTCCGCAAGTGGTGGCGACCTTCTCCATTCTGGGCGGCCTGGCCCGTGAGGTGGCCGGTGACGACGTGGAGATCAAGGTGCTGACCCCTGTCGGGGCCGAGGTCCACGAATGGGAGTTGATCCCCAATAACTTCATGGCGCTGGAGCAGGCCGACCTGGTCCTCTACAACGGCTACCAGCTGGAGCAGTGGATGGGGCAGGTCCGAGCCACGGTGGGTGAAGGTGTGCCGGTGGTTCCGGTGGCCGAGGAATCAGGCTTTGAAACGCGGCCCATCGTCACCGGAGATTTCGAGGGCGACCCGGACCCGCACCTTTGGATGGACCCGCGCGCCTCGGCCGAGTACGCCCGGGTTATCGCCCGCTCTCTGTCCGAGATCCGCCCGGAAAAGGCCGACGCCTTTGAGTCACGTGCCGAGGATCTGGCCGATCGCCTGCACGCACTGCACGAGGAACTGACCGAGGAACTCGCTGGTATCCCCGAGGGCAAGCGACTGCTGATCACCAGTGAGGCGGCCTTTGTCTACTTCGCGGATGCTTACGACTTCGTCCACGACGGGGTCTGGGGCACCAACGCCGAGACCGAGGGGTCGCCGCGTCAGATCATGCGCATCGTGGACTTGGTGCGCGAGATGGAGCCCCGCGCCATTTTCTGGGAGAGCACGATCTCCGACCGGCATGTGCGCAGCGTTGCTGATGACACCGGTGTGCGGGTGGCCGGCCCCCTCTACGTGGACTCGCTCGGTGAGGAGGGCAGCGGCGCAGAGGATTATTTCTCCCTGATGCGGCACAATGCGCGCCTTCTGACGGAGCATCTCTCGGAGCAGTAA
- a CDS encoding VOC family protein has product MQYLHTMVRVSDLDASLDFYCNKLGLVEINRKESEKGRFTLVFLAAPDDEERARSADKAPMLELTWNWDPETYTGGRNFGHIAFRVPNIYALCQQLMDSGITINRPPRDGHMAFVRSPDGISIELLQAGEALPAKEPWASMENTGTW; this is encoded by the coding sequence ATGCAATATCTTCACACCATGGTGCGCGTCAGCGACCTCGATGCATCGCTGGATTTCTACTGCAACAAGCTCGGGTTGGTGGAAATCAACCGCAAGGAGAGCGAGAAGGGGCGCTTCACGCTGGTCTTTCTCGCTGCGCCCGATGACGAAGAGCGGGCGCGCAGTGCCGACAAGGCCCCCATGCTGGAACTGACCTGGAACTGGGACCCGGAGACCTACACCGGCGGGCGGAACTTCGGGCACATTGCGTTCCGGGTGCCGAATATCTACGCGCTGTGCCAGCAGCTGATGGACAGCGGCATCACCATCAACCGGCCCCCCCGTGACGGGCACATGGCCTTCGTCCGCTCACCGGACGGTATCTCCATTGAGCTGCTGCAGGCCGGCGAGGCCCTGCCGGCCAAGGAGCCGTGGGCGTCGATGGAGAACACCGGTACGTGGTAG
- a CDS encoding putative bifunctional diguanylate cyclase/phosphodiesterase, which translates to MGEQETCTDARLLVVDDTPSNVAVLSAMLAEGGYDNIRAITDPRQVEGTVADWSPDLVLLDIRMPHMDGHQVFDRLKARWADRCPPVIVLTAQNDRETRTRALGQGVRDFLTKPFDHEEVLQRIGNALGDYGAYRRQVDHSEELEQMVRARTAELERLALEDPVTALPNRKAMLEEIDQRLERGESVAVCFLVLDGVDEVAQLHGYPVAEALFRRLAERLVESAPDWRVGAWGGSELLLVTRPYQPDHALQVAAEAFLARLQPVEEMNGLRLALEGRLGLTRAPQDGSRGEDLVRRAALALPQPGSGSRIRLFSSEQESALADLRAMQHQLKVATARDELHLVYQPQIDLRDGRVIGAEALLRWNHPQRGQVSPGEFVPVAEASGQMGVLGQWVVDEACRQLAAWRASGQIDETFKLAVNVSPAQLSDPGFADWLLAALAHWQVPARALTLEVTESALMEDVGLARHLLTQISDAGLEIAVDDFGTGYSSLAYLKTLPVDTLKIDRAFVRDLARDHQDQVLSQAVVAMAHSFRHEVVAEGIEMPEQAALLRDLGCEYAQGFWFAPPLSAAGFVSLYQDPPDWSF; encoded by the coding sequence ATGGGGGAGCAGGAAACATGCACTGACGCGCGCCTGCTCGTGGTGGATGACACTCCGAGCAATGTCGCGGTACTCAGCGCCATGCTCGCCGAGGGCGGCTATGACAATATCCGTGCGATCACCGACCCCCGACAGGTGGAGGGGACGGTGGCCGACTGGTCGCCGGACCTGGTGCTGCTTGATATCCGAATGCCCCACATGGACGGCCACCAGGTCTTTGATCGGTTGAAGGCGCGCTGGGCCGACCGGTGTCCGCCAGTGATCGTGCTAACGGCGCAAAATGACCGGGAGACCCGCACCCGGGCGCTGGGCCAGGGTGTTCGTGACTTCTTGACCAAGCCGTTCGACCACGAGGAGGTGCTGCAGCGGATTGGGAACGCCCTCGGGGATTACGGCGCCTACCGCCGTCAGGTGGACCACTCCGAGGAACTGGAGCAAATGGTGCGCGCCCGCACCGCCGAGTTGGAGCGCCTTGCGCTGGAGGATCCGGTCACAGCGCTGCCGAATCGCAAGGCCATGTTGGAGGAGATCGACCAGCGGCTGGAGCGGGGGGAGTCGGTCGCCGTCTGCTTTCTTGTGCTGGACGGTGTGGACGAGGTCGCGCAGCTGCACGGCTACCCGGTGGCCGAGGCCCTGTTCCGCCGCCTGGCCGAACGGTTGGTCGAGTCCGCGCCGGACTGGCGTGTCGGGGCCTGGGGGGGCAGCGAGCTGTTGCTGGTGACCCGGCCGTACCAACCGGATCACGCGTTGCAGGTGGCCGCCGAGGCGTTCCTGGCCCGGTTGCAGCCGGTGGAGGAGATGAACGGGCTGAGGCTCGCCCTGGAGGGGCGCCTGGGCCTTACCCGGGCGCCACAGGATGGCAGCCGCGGAGAGGACCTGGTCCGGCGGGCCGCACTGGCGTTGCCGCAGCCGGGGAGTGGTAGCCGAATCCGCCTTTTCTCGTCGGAGCAGGAATCCGCCCTGGCGGACCTGCGCGCCATGCAGCACCAGCTGAAGGTCGCCACCGCCAGGGACGAACTGCACCTGGTCTACCAGCCTCAGATCGATCTCCGGGACGGGCGGGTGATCGGCGCCGAGGCGCTGCTGCGCTGGAACCACCCGCAACGGGGGCAGGTATCGCCCGGGGAGTTCGTGCCGGTGGCCGAGGCCAGCGGTCAGATGGGGGTGCTCGGACAGTGGGTGGTGGACGAGGCCTGTCGGCAATTGGCGGCGTGGCGTGCATCGGGACAGATCGATGAAACGTTCAAGCTGGCGGTGAATGTCTCGCCCGCCCAGCTGTCGGATCCTGGGTTCGCGGACTGGCTGCTGGCGGCCCTGGCGCACTGGCAGGTGCCCGCCCGGGCGCTCACCCTGGAGGTGACCGAGTCGGCGCTGATGGAGGACGTCGGGCTGGCACGCCACCTGCTCACCCAAATCAGCGATGCCGGACTGGAGATTGCGGTGGATGACTTCGGGACCGGCTATTCCTCGCTGGCTTACCTGAAGACCCTGCCGGTGGACACCCTGAAGATCGATCGCGCCTTCGTGCGCGACCTGGCCCGCGACCATCAGGACCAGGTGCTGTCCCAGGCCGTGGTGGCCATGGCCCACAGCTTCCGACACGAGGTGGTGGCCGAGGGCATAGAAATGCCCGAGCAGGCCGCCCTGCTGCGGGATCTCGGCTGTGAATACGCCCAGGGGTTCTGGTTCGCCCCGCCGCTCTCGGCGGCGGGGTTTGTCAGTCTCTACCAGGATCCGCCGGACTGGTCCTTCTGA
- a CDS encoding metal ABC transporter permease, with product MIAWLEGVGLAVVDALLVALLALVGLLPEALSSPFDYGFMQRALLTSVLVGAVCGMLSCYVVLKRWSLLGDAISHAVLPGVAIAYLLGWPFFIGAFITGALTSLGIGAIERHTRIKSDAAMGLMFTAAFALGIVIISKIASSTHLMHILFGNVLGVQHSALLLTLVSGIIAFLVVWLFYRPLLLYTFDPLQAQALGFRTSAIHYGLILLLTLTIVASLETVGIILVVAMLITPGATAHLLTERLTTMMGLSVGVGVVSAVVGLYLSFFFDVASGGAIVLVATAIFLLTLLFAPRHGLLARWWRRRGVPITPEP from the coding sequence ATGATCGCCTGGCTTGAAGGGGTGGGGCTGGCAGTTGTCGATGCCCTGCTGGTGGCGCTGCTGGCGCTGGTCGGGTTGCTGCCGGAGGCGCTATCAAGCCCCTTTGACTATGGGTTCATGCAGCGGGCACTGCTCACCTCCGTGCTGGTGGGGGCGGTGTGCGGCATGCTCTCCTGCTATGTGGTGCTGAAACGGTGGTCGTTGCTGGGTGACGCCATATCCCACGCGGTGTTGCCCGGCGTGGCCATCGCCTACCTGCTGGGCTGGCCCTTTTTTATCGGGGCGTTTATCACCGGCGCACTCACCTCATTGGGGATCGGCGCTATCGAGCGCCATACCCGCATCAAGTCGGATGCGGCCATGGGGCTGATGTTTACCGCGGCGTTTGCCCTGGGCATCGTGATCATCAGCAAGATCGCCTCCAGCACCCACCTGATGCACATCCTGTTCGGTAACGTGCTGGGGGTTCAGCACTCGGCACTCTTGCTGACCCTGGTCTCCGGCATTATCGCCTTTCTGGTGGTCTGGCTCTTCTACCGGCCGCTGCTGCTCTACACCTTTGACCCGCTGCAGGCGCAGGCGCTGGGGTTTCGTACCAGCGCCATCCATTACGGGTTGATACTGCTGCTGACGCTGACCATCGTGGCCAGCCTGGAAACCGTTGGGATCATCCTGGTGGTGGCCATGTTGATCACCCCGGGGGCCACGGCCCATCTGCTGACCGAGCGGTTGACCACGATGATGGGCCTGTCGGTGGGCGTGGGTGTGGTCTCCGCCGTGGTCGGGTTGTACCTGTCGTTTTTCTTTGACGTGGCCTCGGGCGGCGCTATCGTGCTGGTGGCCACTGCGATTTTCCTGTTAACGCTGTTGTTCGCGCCCCGCCACGGCCTGCTGGCCCGGTGGTGGCGCCGGCGCGGCGTGCCGATTACGCCCGAGCCCTGA
- the rnk gene encoding nucleoside diphosphate kinase regulator — MSTRPPIFVTSRDADRLDALLDATSPRDCPGKAELQAEVDRAEVVEPEDMPPNVVTMNSKVRFRVVSTGERFELALVYPRDAGSSETVSILAPVGSALLGLSEGDEIEWPRPGGGSLKVQIEKVLYQPEREGEYHR, encoded by the coding sequence ATGAGCACAAGACCGCCCATTTTCGTGACCAGCCGCGACGCCGATCGGCTGGATGCACTGCTGGACGCCACCTCCCCCCGGGATTGCCCGGGCAAGGCCGAACTCCAGGCCGAGGTGGACCGTGCCGAGGTGGTGGAGCCGGAGGACATGCCGCCCAACGTGGTGACGATGAACTCGAAGGTCCGTTTCCGGGTGGTTTCGACGGGTGAGCGTTTCGAGTTGGCCCTGGTCTACCCCCGGGATGCCGGCAGCAGCGAGACGGTATCGATTCTCGCCCCGGTCGGCAGTGCGTTGCTCGGGCTTTCCGAGGGCGATGAGATCGAATGGCCGCGGCCGGGTGGCGGCAGTCTGAAAGTGCAGATCGAGAAGGTGCTGTACCAACCCGAGCGAGAGGGGGAATACCACCGCTAA
- a CDS encoding MFS transporter, with protein sequence MFREKLARHPLAVIVIAQLFGTSLWFSVNGVGHALGEAVNLSDAGLGLLTMAVQAGFITGTLLIATTGLADRVRASRLFAMAAVAGALINAGFIMVAGDLQAGVIARFLTGLCLAGIYPLGMKLVVSWTPRYAGAALGWLVGMLTLGTALPHLLRGATFELPWQWPLLLASGLALVAAWLILTLGDGPELPGPARGGRPWAGLAAFRRNNFRASAFGYFGHCWELYAFWTLTPFLVAREIQRLGLDPAWLPWLAFLVIGLGLPGCVWGGRISRWLSSFNVARITLAISGTLCLLYPLLGAAPPWLLLGLLALWGLTVIADSPQFSALASATAPRERLGAALAIMNAIGFAMTIPAIALTTHFWATQELHVIWWLLPGPILGLIALHRMQRQALKEI encoded by the coding sequence ATGTTCAGAGAAAAACTGGCGCGACACCCCCTGGCCGTTATCGTCATCGCCCAACTCTTCGGCACCTCGCTCTGGTTCAGCGTAAACGGCGTTGGGCACGCATTGGGCGAGGCCGTGAATCTCAGCGATGCCGGCCTGGGGCTGCTGACCATGGCGGTGCAGGCCGGCTTTATCACCGGCACCCTGCTGATCGCCACCACCGGCCTCGCCGACCGCGTCCGCGCCAGCCGGCTATTCGCCATGGCAGCGGTTGCCGGTGCCCTCATCAACGCCGGTTTCATCATGGTGGCCGGTGACCTGCAGGCGGGCGTGATCGCGCGCTTTCTGACCGGGTTATGCCTTGCCGGCATCTACCCCCTGGGCATGAAGCTGGTGGTCAGCTGGACACCCCGGTATGCCGGGGCCGCTCTAGGCTGGCTGGTCGGGATGCTCACCCTCGGGACCGCCCTGCCCCACCTGCTGCGGGGGGCGACGTTTGAACTCCCCTGGCAATGGCCATTACTGCTGGCATCGGGTCTGGCGCTGGTAGCCGCCTGGCTGATCCTCACACTGGGTGACGGCCCGGAGCTTCCGGGACCGGCCCGCGGTGGCCGCCCGTGGGCAGGCCTGGCGGCATTCCGTCGCAACAATTTCCGGGCGTCAGCTTTCGGGTACTTCGGCCATTGTTGGGAGTTGTACGCGTTCTGGACCCTGACCCCGTTCCTGGTCGCACGCGAGATCCAGCGGCTGGGCCTGGACCCCGCCTGGCTGCCCTGGCTGGCGTTCCTGGTGATCGGCCTGGGCCTCCCAGGCTGCGTCTGGGGCGGGCGGATCAGCCGCTGGCTGAGCAGCTTCAACGTGGCCCGCATCACGCTCGCCATCTCCGGCACCCTGTGCCTGCTCTACCCGCTACTGGGCGCCGCGCCCCCGTGGCTCCTGCTGGGGCTGCTGGCTCTCTGGGGCCTGACGGTGATCGCCGACTCGCCGCAGTTCTCTGCCCTGGCCTCCGCGACCGCACCGCGGGAGCGACTGGGCGCCGCGCTGGCCATCATGAACGCGATCGGTTTCGCCATGACCATTCCGGCGATCGCGCTGACCACCCACTTCTGGGCGACGCAGGAACTGCACGTGATCTGGTGGCTGCTGCCCGGACCGATACTCGGCCTGATCGCCCTGCACCGCATGCAGCGACAGGCACTGAAGGAGATCTAG
- a CDS encoding TonB-dependent copper receptor: protein MPASSRTRHATYPISLGLLTGAALLGTPALADAGGSLAPIVVTAPVMTSPGELETDPRTSRLPLPAQDGGSFLKSIPGFTTSRKGGTSGDPELRGLGGGRLNILMDGSPVFGGCGQRMDPPTAYIYPESYDRVRIYKGPQTVRFGPTLAGVVDFERDPRRFDDPTVTGHASMTVGRFDRTDLMADVTAGSTEGYARIIGTLSTQDDYRDGDGDKVHSEFERWSGTGILGWTPDEFTNVEFAYERSDAEAAYGDRMMDGTTFDRTGYSLTARREAITLWLEAVEFKTFYSYVDHVMDNFRLRSAPQQTVSFPDRRTTGAKVDAELVLADQTWMTVGLDYTEDEHRRGRRTTMEGTNTLQEVLSTDYPRNDTAEFRDYGAYAELEHGLTARDHLFFGARVDRNRAEAESPYGGAPPGTTDHNTLWSGFARYERDLADLPLTFNIGVGAAERAPDFWERMKDFDLETERLTQLDAGAQWHGDQVSATVSAFYGEFSNYILIGAESGEADARNISATHYGLEADLTYRFTPVLSSTATLAWVRADNDSDSEPLAQTPPLEGTLSLDYDDGSWFGGGVVRAVERQDRIHEGFGTIYSVDTGETPGFATLGLYAGHRFTPQTHATLGVDNVFDKQYREHIQGGSPDLDPNGRFDPLNEPGRQYWMKVATRF from the coding sequence ATGCCAGCGTCATCCCGTACCCGCCACGCCACCTACCCCATCTCACTCGGGCTGCTCACCGGAGCCGCCCTGCTAGGTACCCCCGCCCTGGCGGACGCCGGGGGCAGCCTTGCCCCCATCGTGGTGACCGCCCCTGTCATGACCAGCCCCGGGGAACTTGAGACCGACCCGCGGACAAGCCGCCTGCCCCTGCCGGCGCAGGACGGCGGCAGCTTCCTCAAGTCCATCCCCGGGTTCACCACTAGCCGCAAGGGGGGCACCAGCGGCGACCCGGAGCTGCGCGGGCTGGGCGGCGGCCGCCTGAACATCCTGATGGACGGCAGCCCGGTGTTTGGTGGTTGCGGACAGCGCATGGACCCGCCCACGGCCTACATCTACCCGGAGAGCTATGACCGGGTAAGGATCTACAAGGGCCCGCAGACCGTTCGGTTCGGCCCGACCCTGGCCGGCGTGGTGGACTTTGAGCGGGACCCGCGGCGGTTTGACGATCCCACCGTCACCGGCCACGCCAGCATGACGGTGGGCCGTTTCGACCGCACCGACCTGATGGCCGACGTAACCGCCGGCAGTACCGAGGGCTACGCGCGCATCATCGGCACGCTCTCCACGCAGGATGACTACCGCGACGGAGACGGCGACAAGGTGCACTCGGAATTCGAGCGCTGGAGCGGCACCGGCATCCTCGGCTGGACACCGGATGAGTTCACCAACGTGGAGTTTGCCTACGAGCGCAGCGACGCGGAGGCGGCCTACGGCGACCGGATGATGGATGGGACCACCTTCGACCGCACCGGCTACAGCCTCACAGCCCGCCGCGAGGCCATCACCCTCTGGCTGGAGGCCGTGGAATTCAAGACCTTCTACAGCTACGTGGACCATGTGATGGATAACTTCCGGCTGCGTAGCGCCCCCCAGCAGACGGTGAGTTTTCCCGACCGGCGCACCACCGGCGCCAAGGTGGATGCGGAACTGGTGCTGGCCGACCAGACCTGGATGACGGTAGGACTGGATTACACCGAGGATGAACACCGCCGCGGCCGTCGGACCACGATGGAGGGTACGAACACGCTGCAGGAAGTGCTGAGTACCGACTACCCCCGCAATGACACCGCCGAATTCCGCGATTACGGCGCCTACGCCGAGCTGGAACACGGCCTGACAGCGCGCGACCACCTCTTCTTTGGTGCCCGGGTGGACCGTAACCGGGCGGAGGCAGAGTCCCCTTACGGCGGCGCCCCCCCCGGCACCACGGACCACAACACCCTGTGGAGCGGCTTCGCCCGCTACGAGCGGGACCTGGCCGACCTGCCCCTGACCTTCAACATCGGTGTGGGGGCTGCGGAGCGTGCGCCGGATTTCTGGGAGCGGATGAAGGATTTCGATCTGGAGACCGAGCGCCTCACCCAGCTCGATGCCGGCGCCCAATGGCACGGTGACCAGGTGTCTGCGACGGTCTCCGCGTTCTACGGCGAGTTCAGCAACTACATTCTGATCGGCGCCGAGTCCGGCGAGGCCGATGCCCGCAACATCAGCGCCACCCACTACGGCCTGGAGGCAGACCTCACCTACCGCTTCACCCCCGTACTCTCCTCCACCGCCACGCTGGCCTGGGTGCGCGCCGACAACGACAGCGACAGCGAGCCGCTGGCCCAGACCCCGCCCCTGGAGGGCACCCTCAGCCTGGACTACGACGACGGTAGCTGGTTCGGTGGCGGCGTGGTCCGCGCAGTCGAGCGCCAGGACAGGATTCACGAGGGTTTCGGCACCATCTACAGTGTGGATACCGGCGAGACCCCCGGCTTCGCCACCCTGGGGCTGTACGCCGGCCACCGCTTTACGCCGCAGACCCACGCCACCCTCGGCGTGGACAACGTGTTCGACAAGCAGTACCGCGAGCATATCCAGGGCGGTAGCCCCGATCTGGACCCGAATGGCCGGTTCGACCCGCTCAATGAACCGGGCCGTCAATACTGGATGAAGGTGGCCACCCGCTTCTAA
- a CDS encoding metal ABC transporter ATP-binding protein, producing MTPARDGTIAGPIAVQADKLYAAYEGEPVLAHVDVRLPAGQWTAIIGPNGAGKSTLFRILVGSMRPLRGRVSVLGESPARQRRRGAIAYMAQQEAIEWDFPISVRDTVMTGRYGHMRSDPLWRRLMPPRLVEPRHWLAVDAALEAVDMAAYADRPIGALSGGQKKRVLLARALTQQAQVLLLDEPLAGVDAASEALILDVLARERAAGRTVVMVTHDLVSAREYADQVLLLNRTVIGMGDPEEMLVDEMLARMAAAGWRGPSEEPQPRREAWL from the coding sequence GTGACCCCAGCCCGTGACGGGACAATTGCCGGACCGATCGCTGTCCAGGCCGACAAACTGTATGCCGCCTACGAGGGCGAGCCGGTGCTGGCGCACGTGGACGTGCGCCTGCCGGCAGGGCAGTGGACGGCGATCATCGGACCGAATGGCGCAGGCAAGTCGACCCTTTTCCGGATCCTCGTCGGATCCATGCGCCCTCTGCGGGGGCGCGTGTCCGTACTGGGGGAGTCGCCGGCACGGCAACGTCGCCGCGGTGCGATCGCCTACATGGCCCAGCAGGAGGCCATCGAGTGGGATTTCCCGATTTCGGTCCGCGACACGGTCATGACCGGCCGCTACGGGCACATGCGCAGCGACCCGCTCTGGCGTCGGCTGATGCCGCCCAGGTTGGTCGAGCCCCGACACTGGCTGGCGGTGGACGCGGCGCTGGAGGCGGTGGACATGGCCGCGTACGCGGACCGGCCGATCGGTGCGCTGTCCGGGGGGCAGAAAAAGCGGGTCCTGCTGGCACGGGCCCTGACCCAGCAGGCCCAGGTCCTGCTGCTGGATGAACCCCTCGCCGGGGTGGACGCGGCCAGCGAGGCGTTGATCCTGGATGTACTCGCCCGCGAACGGGCTGCCGGGCGCACCGTGGTGATGGTCACCCACGACCTGGTCAGCGCCCGCGAGTACGCAGACCAGGTGCTGCTGTTGAACCGCACGGTCATCGGGATGGGTGATCCGGAGGAGATGCTGGTGGACGAAATGCTGGCGCGGATGGCCGCCGCCGGCTGGCGGGGGCCGTCCGAGGAGCCGCAGCCGCGCCGGGAGGCCTGGCTATGA